From the genome of Gracilinanus agilis isolate LMUSP501 chromosome 2, AgileGrace, whole genome shotgun sequence, one region includes:
- the LOC123232970 gene encoding cytochrome P450 1A1-like, with protein sequence MMTSILSLLGFSKSFSVTELLVVSVTFCLVFWIIGSYHQRVPKGFKSPPGPWAWPLIGNVLTLGKNPHLVLAQMREKYGDVMQIQIGSTPVLVLSGLETVRHALVKQGDDFKGRPDLYSFSLVLDGESLAFGPDSGEVWAARRKLTQNALKAFSISSSSSSSFCYLEEHVSKEAEYLIQKFQEQKGHFDPTEYIVVSVANVICAICFGKRYDHDDQELLSIVHLSNKFGEVTASGNPVDFIPILQYLPSSTMTAFRDLNEKIVNFTQKLVKEHYKKFEKGCIRDITDSLIEHCQEKKLDENANIILSEKKIVNVVIDLFGAGFDTVTTALSWGLMYLVAKPEVQKKIQEELDMVIGRERLPHLSDRTQLPYMEAFILETFRHSSFLPFTIPHSTTRAITLNGFYIPKGRCVFVNQWQINHDQKIWGDPSVFRPERFLNVDGTINKALSEKVIMFGLGKRRCIGETIARWEVFLFLSILLHQLEFSVPSGVKVDLTPVYGLAMKHTPCQHFQTKLRS encoded by the exons ATGATGACAAGTATACTTTCCTTATTGGGATTCTCCAAATCCTTCAGTGTCACAGAGCTCCTAGTGGTTTCTGTTACCTTCTGCCTGGTCTTCTGGATCATTGGCTCTTACCATCAAAGGGTCCCCAAGGGATTCAAAAGCCCACCTGGGCCCTGGGCTTGGCCTCTGATTGGCAATGTATTGACCCTGGGGAAGAATCCCCACTTGGTCCTGGCCCAAATGAGAGAGAAGTATGGGGATGTGATGCAGATTCAGATTGGCTCCACCCCAGTGCTCGTGCTGAGTGGTTTGGAAACTGTTCGGCATGCCCTGGTGAAGCAAGGGGATGACTTCAAGGGCCGGCCTGACCTCTACAGCTTCTCCTTAGTCCTGGATGGAGAGTCCTTGGCTTTTGGACCTGACTCAGGGGAGGTATGGGCCGCTCGAAGGAAGCTGACCCAGAATGCTCTGAAGGccttctccatttcctcttcctcatcttcttccttttGCTACCTGGAGGAGCATGTGAGCAAGGAGGCTGAATACTTGATCCAGAAGTTCCAGGAGCAGAAGGGACACTTTGACCCCACTGAGTACATAGTGGTGTCCGTGGCCAATGTCATCTGTGCCATCTGCTTTGGAAAGCGCTACGACCATGATGACCAAGAGTTACTTAGTATTGTCCACCTGAGCAATAAATTTGGTGAGGTCACCGCCTCTGGGAATCCAGTTGATTTCATCCCTATACTCCAATACCTTCCCAGCAGCACGATGACAGCCTTCCGGGATCTGAATGAAAAAATCGTTAACTTCACACAAAAACTGGTGAAAGAACATTACAAGAAGTTTGAGAAG GGTTGCATCCGGGATATCACAGACAGCCTAATTGAACACTGCCAAGAAAAGAAGTTGGATGAGAATGCCAACATCATCCTGTCAGAAAAGAAGATTGTCAACGTTGTCATAGACCTTTTTGGAGCCG GTTTCGACACTGTCACCACAGCCCTTTCCTGGGGTCTCATGTACCTTGTAGCAAAGCCTGAGGTCCAGAAGAAGATTCAGGAGGAGCTGG ACATGGTGATTGGCAGAGAACGGTTGCCCCACCTCTCAGACAGAACTCAGCTCCCCTACATGGAGGCCTTCATCCTCGAAACCTTCAGgcattcttccttcctccccttcaccATTCCCCACAG CACAACCAGAGCCATAACCTTGAATGGCTTCTACATTCCCAAGGGACGATGCGTCTTTGTGAATCAATGGCAGATTAACCATGACCA GAAAATATGGGGAGACCCATCAGTGTTCCGACCAGAGAGATTCCTCAATGTAGACGGAACTATCAACAAGGCCCTGAGTGAGAAGGTGATTATGTTTGGCCTGGGGAAAAGAAGGTGCATTGGGGAGACCATTGCCCGGTGGGAAGTATTCCTTTTCCTGTCCATCCTACTGCATCAGTTGGAGTTCAGTGTCCCTTCTGGAGTGAAAGTGGACTTGACCCCTGTCTATGGGTTGGCAATGAAGCACACCCCCTGTCAGCATTTCCAGACAAAGTTGCGCTCTTAG